Proteins encoded in a region of the Malaciobacter mytili LMG 24559 genome:
- a CDS encoding ABC transporter permease: MNQAVSKIKISSIFLTLLISAPAVIIFLYLFIGHSDNWQHLKDTLLFEYIFNSLYIMFGVAILTSIIGFTTAYLTSLYTFTFSRFFHYALILPFAFPAYIVAFIYGGMFDITGTVTTFILNLINKDLSEVVFFDIMSIEGAILVMSLVLYPYVYLICKTYLSFESASIIDAAKTFNLSSWQILKKVILPISRPAIVAGVTLAVMEAVADFGVMDYFGVNTFVTGIFKTWFGMGSVDDAAKLASILMTFVFLIIILERLQRRNKVFKSSGKDFKPIDKVKLTGFKSFLAFISCFIPVFFGFILPFIQLCYWFFISYEDIIDEDFMTILYQTLSLAIISAFIITALGLLFVYNVRKNKDKTSSILTQIAKLGYSIPGAVVAVGILSFFTILDKNIIEIFTSNYVISGTIIAIIFGYCVRFLAITINNFEAGFSRIPQTYDDAAKTLDVGEKRTFITIFMPLLKNSAFASFIVIFIEVIKELPLTMILRPFNYDTLAILSLELTQQSQIVESSVPSMFILIIGMISVVLLAKNMNKAH; the protein is encoded by the coding sequence TTGAATCAAGCTGTTTCGAAAATAAAGATAAGTAGCATATTTCTTACGCTACTTATCTCTGCTCCTGCAGTAATAATCTTTTTATATCTTTTTATTGGACATAGTGATAATTGGCAACATTTAAAAGATACTTTACTTTTTGAGTATATTTTTAATTCACTATATATTATGTTTGGTGTAGCAATACTTACATCAATTATAGGTTTTACAACAGCATATCTTACATCACTTTATACATTTACTTTTTCTAGATTTTTTCATTATGCACTAATTTTACCTTTTGCTTTTCCTGCATATATAGTTGCCTTTATTTATGGAGGAATGTTTGATATTACAGGAACAGTAACAACTTTTATTTTAAATTTAATAAATAAAGATTTAAGTGAAGTAGTCTTTTTTGATATTATGTCAATTGAAGGTGCTATTTTAGTTATGTCTTTAGTTTTATATCCATATGTGTATCTAATTTGTAAAACATATCTTAGTTTTGAATCTGCTTCAATTATTGATGCAGCTAAAACTTTTAATCTTTCATCTTGGCAAATTCTAAAAAAAGTAATTTTACCTATTTCAAGGCCAGCAATTGTTGCAGGAGTAACACTTGCTGTTATGGAAGCTGTTGCTGATTTTGGAGTTATGGATTATTTTGGAGTAAATACTTTTGTAACAGGTATTTTTAAAACTTGGTTTGGAATGGGAAGTGTTGATGATGCTGCAAAATTAGCAAGTATTTTAATGACTTTTGTCTTTTTAATTATTATTTTAGAAAGATTACAAAGAAGAAATAAAGTATTTAAAAGTTCAGGGAAAGATTTTAAACCTATTGATAAAGTAAAGCTTACTGGATTTAAATCATTTTTAGCATTTATTAGCTGTTTTATACCCGTATTTTTTGGTTTTATTTTACCATTTATACAGCTATGCTATTGGTTTTTTATCTCATATGAAGATATTATTGATGAAGATTTTATGACTATTTTATATCAAACTTTATCATTGGCAATTATTAGTGCATTTATTATTACTGCTTTAGGACTACTTTTTGTATATAATGTACGAAAAAATAAAGATAAGACTTCTTCAATTTTAACTCAAATTGCTAAATTAGGTTACTCAATTCCAGGAGCTGTTGTTGCAGTGGGGATTTTATCATTTTTTACTATTTTAGATAAAAATATTATTGAGATATTTACTTCTAATTATGTAATTAGTGGAACAATAATTGCTATAATTTTTGGATATTGTGTTAGATTTTTAGCAATTACTATTAATAATTTTGAAGCTGGTTTTAGTAGAATTCCACAAACATACGATGATGCAGCAAAAACATTAGATGTGGGCGAAAAAAGAACTTTTATAACTATTTTTATGCCTTTACTAAAAAATTCTGCATTTGCTTCTTTTATAGTGATTTTTATTGAAGTAATTAAAGAGTTACCTTTAACTATGATTTTAAGACCTTTTAATTATGATACATTGGCAATTTTATCACTAGAATTAACACAACAATCACAAATAGTAGAATCTTCTGTTCCTTCTATGTTTATTTTAATCATAGGAATGATTTCAGTTGTTTTACTAGCAAAAAATATGAATAAGGCACACTAA
- a CDS encoding menaquinone biosynthesis decarboxylase has translation MKEAIELLKKHNLLKIIDDELDIYLEIPHIAYIEVKKEDSKALLFTNVVDKKNNKKFDIPVLMNVFGSKKAVELFIGDGDKIGKEIESLLKMKPPTTFSEKLSTFGKLFALKNTIPKKLKGKGECQEVIKLGSEAKLSDLPILTTWEQDGGPFITMGQVYTTSLNGEMKNLGMYRLQVYDDNTLGMHWQIHKDSNHFFHEYKKAGKKMPVSIGIGGDPMYIWCGQAPLPIGIFELMLYGFVKNKNAQLVKSITNDIYVPKDNDFIIEGFVDTSKMRIEGPFGDHTGYYTLEEEYPFLEVTAITHKKKPTYLATVVGKPPLEDKYMGFATERIFLPLLKTTAPDLIDYYMPENGVFHNLILAKIKTLYPGHASQMMHAFWGVGQMSFVKHAIFVNEDAPELEDHEAITQYILNRINIEDMLISKGVVDALDHSSPKFAIGGKLGLDCTGEEIKELGITLLSDSELLEKMQKISDEVKSLKQYFTHTKNPITVITVDKKRSQKYLIEDLKPLFEHIKILVIVDAANQNDVENAYMLIWRVVNNIDSNRDIYIENNTISIDATNKNSYDNFKRRWPDDVDCNKEVLQSLKQRGIIDISLEFEKKFQL, from the coding sequence ATGAAAGAAGCTATTGAACTACTTAAAAAACATAATTTATTAAAAATTATTGATGATGAATTAGATATATATTTAGAAATTCCTCATATTGCATATATAGAAGTTAAAAAAGAGGATTCTAAAGCATTATTATTTACAAATGTTGTAGATAAAAAAAACAATAAAAAATTTGATATACCTGTATTGATGAATGTATTTGGTTCAAAAAAAGCAGTTGAGCTTTTTATTGGGGATGGAGATAAAATAGGAAAAGAGATTGAATCTTTACTAAAAATGAAACCACCTACAACTTTTAGTGAAAAACTTTCTACATTTGGAAAACTATTTGCACTTAAAAATACAATTCCTAAAAAGCTAAAGGGAAAAGGAGAGTGTCAAGAAGTTATTAAATTAGGAAGTGAAGCAAAACTTTCTGATTTACCCATATTAACAACTTGGGAACAAGATGGGGGTCCTTTTATTACAATGGGACAGGTTTATACAACTTCTTTAAATGGGGAGATGAAAAATTTAGGTATGTATAGACTTCAAGTATATGATGATAATACACTTGGAATGCATTGGCAAATACATAAAGACTCAAATCACTTTTTCCATGAATATAAAAAAGCTGGTAAAAAAATGCCAGTTTCAATTGGTATTGGAGGAGATCCCATGTATATTTGGTGTGGACAAGCACCACTTCCAATTGGTATTTTTGAACTTATGCTTTATGGTTTTGTTAAAAATAAAAATGCTCAACTTGTAAAATCTATTACAAATGATATTTATGTACCAAAAGACAATGATTTTATAATTGAAGGATTTGTAGATACTTCTAAGATGAGAATAGAAGGACCTTTTGGAGATCATACAGGATATTATACTTTAGAAGAAGAGTATCCATTTTTAGAAGTTACAGCAATTACCCATAAGAAAAAACCTACATATTTAGCAACAGTTGTTGGTAAGCCACCTTTAGAAGATAAATATATGGGATTTGCAACAGAGAGAATATTTTTACCATTACTTAAAACAACAGCACCTGATTTAATAGATTATTATATGCCTGAAAATGGAGTATTTCATAATTTAATATTAGCAAAAATTAAAACTTTATATCCAGGTCATGCTTCTCAAATGATGCATGCATTTTGGGGAGTAGGGCAAATGAGTTTTGTTAAACATGCTATTTTTGTAAATGAAGATGCTCCAGAACTTGAAGACCATGAAGCTATAACGCAATATATTTTAAATAGAATAAATATTGAAGATATGCTTATTTCTAAAGGGGTAGTTGATGCACTTGACCATTCAAGTCCAAAATTTGCAATTGGTGGAAAATTAGGACTTGATTGTACAGGTGAAGAGATAAAAGAGTTAGGTATTACTTTATTAAGTGATAGTGAATTATTAGAAAAGATGCAAAAAATAAGTGATGAAGTAAAGAGTTTAAAACAATATTTTACTCACACTAAAAATCCAATTACAGTAATAACAGTAGATAAAAAAAGAAGTCAAAAGTATCTAATTGAAGATTTAAAGCCACTATTTGAACATATTAAAATTTTAGTAATTGTAGATGCAGCAAATCAAAATGATGTGGAAAATGCTTATATGTTAATTTGGAGAGTTGTAAATAATATTGATTCAAATAGAGATATTTATATTGAAAATAATACAATCTCAATTGATGCTACAAATAAAAATAGTTATGATAACTTTAAAAGAAGATGGCCTGATGATGTTGATTGTAACAAAGAAGTTTTACAGTCACTAAAACAAAGGGGAATTATTGATATTTCTTTAGAATTTGAAAAGAAATTCCAATTATAA
- a CDS encoding NADH-quinone oxidoreductase subunit A: MSTELLLSTSIFVIIGLVLVSVFALTKYLGPNNKDDKQKNLVYESGVSNPVGTTNLRFSIKFYLVAILFVIFDVEIIFMFPWAVNIRELGFLGLAEMFMFMALLFAGLIYIYKKKALSWD; this comes from the coding sequence ATGTCAACAGAACTACTTTTATCGACAAGCATCTTTGTTATCATAGGCCTAGTCTTAGTTTCAGTTTTTGCTTTAACTAAGTACCTCGGACCAAATAACAAAGACGACAAACAAAAAAACTTAGTATACGAAAGTGGGGTATCAAACCCTGTTGGTACTACAAACCTAAGATTTTCTATCAAATTCTATCTTGTAGCAATTCTTTTTGTGATTTTTGATGTAGAAATTATCTTCATGTTTCCTTGGGCTGTAAATATTAGAGAACTTGGATTTTTAGGACTTGCAGAAATGTTTATGTTTATGGCATTATTATTTGCAGGATTAATTTATATTTATAAGAAAAAGGCGCTATCATGGGATTAG
- a CDS encoding type II secretion system protein: MKRSFSLLELILTLTIISIISFSFFYNKETILENKINIVTNKLVLYLKQTRLQALIDSQYDLNDNLWHKKRWTLSFFRCSKNVGGIYYVIYSDKNKKGHPNKQESLKDPLTNRYIYSSNSCNEESDTSKYVLLTKEFDITNVEISCKSDNSLGKISFGYDGKIYNKLSTNEKEDKKNELKEPCTIKLIDKKGKYREIIIENEGGNIYKI; the protein is encoded by the coding sequence ATGAAAAGAAGTTTCTCTTTACTTGAACTAATTCTAACTCTTACAATAATCTCAATAATTTCTTTTTCCTTTTTTTATAATAAAGAGACTATCTTAGAAAATAAAATCAATATAGTTACAAATAAATTAGTTTTATATTTAAAACAAACTAGACTGCAAGCATTAATTGATAGCCAATATGATTTAAATGATAACTTATGGCATAAAAAAAGATGGACTTTATCATTTTTTAGATGTAGTAAAAATGTTGGCGGAATATATTATGTTATATATAGTGATAAAAATAAAAAAGGTCATCCTAATAAACAAGAGAGTTTAAAAGACCCACTTACTAATAGATATATTTATAGTTCTAATAGTTGTAATGAAGAATCAGATACATCAAAATATGTTTTACTTACAAAAGAGTTTGATATAACTAATGTTGAGATTTCATGCAAAAGTGATAATTCATTAGGGAAAATATCTTTTGGTTATGATGGAAAAATATATAACAAATTAAGTACAAATGAAAAAGAAGATAAAAAAAATGAACTAAAAGAGCCTTGCACAATAAAATTAATAGATAAAAAAGGAAAATATAGAGAAATAATAATAGAAAATGAGGGAGGTAATATCTATAAAATATAG
- a CDS encoding Fe(3+) ABC transporter substrate-binding protein: protein MIKKLALSAVLLASSLFASTEVNVYSHRHYDTDKKLFKMFEEKTGIKVNVVKAEASALIERIENEGKNSPADVLITVDAGRLYQAKEKGILQAIESKYLLDNIPEKLRDKDNQWFALTKRARVTVYKIGSGMHKELSTYEDLANPKFKGQIMVRSSNNIYNQSLMAAMIAHHGEEYAVNWAKGVVANMANAPKGNDRYQVKAIANGIGSIAIANTYYIGQMVDNKDLSQAESVKKVKVFFPKFEKGGTHINVSGAGVAKYAPNKENAIKFIEFLASNEAQKLFAQANFEYPVLKGVESSDIVKSWGTFEDDTISINTLGENNKAAVKAFDLAGWK, encoded by the coding sequence ATGATAAAAAAACTAGCTCTAAGTGCAGTATTACTTGCTTCTTCATTATTTGCAAGTACAGAAGTAAATGTTTATTCACATAGACATTATGATACAGATAAAAAACTTTTCAAAATGTTTGAAGAAAAAACAGGTATAAAAGTTAATGTAGTAAAAGCTGAAGCAAGTGCATTAATTGAAAGAATTGAAAATGAAGGGAAAAACTCACCAGCAGATGTTTTAATTACTGTTGATGCAGGTAGATTATATCAAGCAAAAGAAAAAGGAATTTTACAAGCAATTGAGTCAAAATACTTACTTGATAATATTCCTGAAAAATTAAGAGATAAAGATAATCAATGGTTTGCTCTTACTAAAAGAGCTAGAGTTACAGTATATAAAATTGGTTCAGGTATGCATAAAGAATTATCAACTTATGAAGATTTAGCTAATCCAAAGTTTAAAGGTCAAATTATGGTTAGATCTTCAAATAATATATATAACCAATCTTTAATGGCTGCAATGATTGCACACCATGGTGAAGAATATGCAGTTAATTGGGCAAAAGGTGTTGTAGCAAATATGGCAAATGCACCAAAAGGAAATGATAGATACCAAGTTAAAGCTATTGCTAATGGAATTGGGTCAATTGCAATTGCAAATACATATTATATTGGACAAATGGTAGATAATAAAGATTTATCTCAAGCAGAATCAGTAAAAAAAGTTAAAGTATTCTTCCCTAAATTTGAAAAAGGTGGAACACATATTAATGTAAGTGGTGCTGGTGTTGCTAAATATGCTCCAAATAAAGAAAATGCAATAAAATTTATTGAGTTTTTAGCTTCTAATGAAGCACAAAAACTATTTGCACAAGCAAACTTTGAGTACCCTGTATTAAAAGGGGTTGAATCTTCTGATATTGTTAAATCATGGGGAACTTTTGAAGATGATACAATTTCTATTAATACTTTAGGTGAAAATAATAAAGCAGCAGTTAAAGCTTTTGATTTAGCTGGTTGGAAGTAG
- a CDS encoding anthranilate synthase component II — MILMIDNYDSFTYNIVQYCKELGADLKIIRNDELTVMQIEELNPEKIILSPGPATPNEAGVCLEVIEYFQDKKPILGICLGHQSIAQVFGAEVIKAPKMMHGKTSKIKVVKDTKIFEDLPKEFTQTRYHSLTVNKENLPEVVIPTSYSLDDNEIMSLEIKDKKIYGVQFHPESIMSEFGHEIINNFLKL; from the coding sequence ATGATTTTAATGATTGATAATTATGATTCTTTTACATATAATATAGTTCAATATTGTAAAGAGTTAGGTGCAGATTTAAAAATAATAAGAAATGATGAATTAACTGTAATGCAAATAGAAGAACTTAATCCTGAAAAGATTATTCTTTCTCCTGGACCTGCAACACCCAATGAAGCAGGAGTTTGTCTTGAAGTGATTGAATATTTTCAAGATAAAAAACCAATTTTAGGTATTTGTTTGGGACATCAAAGTATTGCACAAGTATTTGGTGCAGAAGTTATAAAAGCACCAAAAATGATGCATGGTAAAACTTCTAAAATCAAAGTTGTAAAAGATACAAAGATTTTTGAAGACTTGCCAAAAGAATTTACACAAACAAGGTATCACTCTTTAACTGTAAATAAAGAAAATTTACCTGAAGTTGTAATCCCAACTTCTTATAGCTTAGATGATAATGAAATTATGTCTTTAGAAATTAAAGATAAAAAAATATATGGAGTTCAATTTCATCCAGAATCAATTATGAGTGAATTTGGACATGAGATAATAAATAATTTCTTAAAATTATGA
- a CDS encoding NADH-quinone oxidoreductase subunit B, translated as MGLGAESAFGDSIITTKLDHAVNWGRSYSLWPMVFGTACCGIEFMSVVGAKYDLSRFGAEVVRFSPRQADLMIVAGTITYKQAPILKKIYDQMCEPKWVISMGACACSGGFYDNYTTVQGIDEIIPVDEYVSGCPPRPEAVLDAVMRIQEKAQKDSVLKERARNFKGILDA; from the coding sequence ATGGGATTAGGAGCAGAATCAGCATTTGGTGATTCAATAATCACTACAAAACTTGATCACGCGGTTAATTGGGGTAGATCATACTCATTATGGCCAATGGTGTTTGGTACTGCATGCTGTGGTATTGAATTTATGTCAGTTGTTGGAGCTAAATATGACCTTTCTAGATTTGGTGCAGAGGTTGTAAGATTCTCACCAAGACAAGCAGATTTAATGATTGTTGCTGGAACAATCACTTATAAGCAAGCTCCTATTTTAAAGAAAATTTATGATCAAATGTGTGAACCAAAATGGGTTATTTCTATGGGTGCGTGTGCATGTTCTGGTGGATTTTATGATAACTATACAACAGTACAAGGAATAGATGAAATTATTCCTGTAGATGAATATGTATCAGGTTGTCCTCCAAGACCAGAAGCTGTATTAGATGCGGTTATGAGAATTCAAGAAAAAGCACAAAAAGACTCTGTATTAAAAGAAAGAGCTAGAAACTTTAAAGGAATTCTAGATGCATAA
- a CDS encoding MalY/PatB family protein, with protein MKYNFDEYINRKNTNCVKYDGLKRYFNIEDAKPMWVADMDFKTPNFILEDLKKVLDYEILGYPEVSQEVYSSIISWYEKRHKISNINNDEILLTTGVVTAISACIEALSKENDEVIIQTPVYYPFFSCVQNNNRKLIINPLINEQDYYKIDFKDLEEKITPKTRLLILCSPHNPVGRVWDKEELLQLCKICLKHNIIIISDEIHSDLVFKPFTSILHLEEKYINNCVVLNSPSKTFNIAGLNSSYIIAKNEILKNKISVIIKKREIGNLNLFGLQGIISSYTKGEEWLKMLLFYLNENITIVNQSLNNKCNNITFKIPEATYLLWLNFTKVEDSHKNIFSRLLNKSKLALNDGSTFGKEGEFYFRLNIALSKNELIKSLICLNNEFN; from the coding sequence ATGAAATATAATTTTGATGAGTATATAAATAGAAAAAATACAAATTGTGTAAAGTATGATGGTTTAAAAAGATATTTTAATATTGAAGATGCAAAACCTATGTGGGTTGCTGATATGGATTTTAAAACACCAAATTTTATTTTAGAAGATTTAAAAAAGGTTTTAGATTATGAAATATTAGGTTATCCAGAAGTAAGCCAAGAGGTATATAGTTCTATTATATCTTGGTATGAGAAAAGACATAAAATATCTAATATAAATAATGATGAGATATTACTTACAACAGGAGTAGTTACAGCTATTAGTGCTTGTATAGAAGCCTTAAGCAAAGAAAATGATGAAGTAATTATACAAACTCCTGTCTATTATCCATTTTTTTCTTGTGTACAAAATAATAATAGAAAACTAATTATTAATCCTCTTATAAATGAACAAGATTATTATAAAATTGATTTTAAAGATTTAGAAGAAAAAATCACACCTAAAACAAGACTTTTAATACTTTGTTCACCTCATAATCCTGTGGGAAGAGTTTGGGATAAAGAAGAGTTATTACAACTTTGCAAGATATGTTTAAAACACAATATTATTATTATAAGTGACGAAATACATTCTGATTTAGTTTTTAAACCTTTTACTTCAATACTTCATTTAGAAGAAAAATATATAAATAACTGTGTAGTTTTAAATTCCCCTAGTAAAACTTTTAATATTGCAGGTCTTAATAGTTCGTATATAATAGCAAAAAATGAAATTTTAAAAAATAAAATCTCAGTTATTATAAAAAAAAGAGAAATTGGGAACTTAAATCTTTTTGGATTACAAGGAATTATCTCTTCTTATACAAAAGGAGAAGAGTGGCTAAAAATGTTACTATTTTACTTAAATGAAAATATCACTATTGTTAATCAATCATTAAATAATAAATGCAATAATATCACTTTTAAAATCCCAGAAGCTACTTATTTATTGTGGTTAAATTTTACAAAAGTAGAAGATTCCCATAAAAATATTTTTTCTAGATTGCTCAATAAATCGAAGTTAGCACTGAATGATGGTTCAACATTTGGTAAAGAAGGAGAGTTTTATTTTAGACTAAATATTGCACTTAGCAAGAATGAACTAATAAAATCACTTATATGTTTAAATAATGAATTTAATTGA
- a CDS encoding ABC transporter ATP-binding protein, translating into MVSIDNFGISFNETKILEDITFDVKAGEIVTILGASGCGKTTILRSIAGLQKEHEGYICIGDVCVSSKEIYKKDREVGYIFQDYALFPHLNVEENIAFALFKLSKSEKTKRVNELLEQFNLTEHKTKQIHQLSGGQQQRVAIARALANNPKILLLDEPFSNLDAMLRYKTKIWLKDIIKQLNLSAILVTHDKKEALSISDKIGIINDKKLIQFDSAKNIFDKPANLYVANFLCEINKLPNIYLKTLNLEIQENKVCIVKIDKCKLSKEKNDFLVEILDISFCGDYYELIVQLKQSKDTLLIKMNNIEDFKISDFVYLHINKQDLMIIDK; encoded by the coding sequence ATGGTAAGTATTGATAACTTTGGAATATCATTTAATGAAACAAAAATTTTAGAAGATATAACTTTTGATGTAAAAGCAGGAGAAATTGTAACAATACTTGGAGCAAGCGGTTGCGGAAAAACAACTATTTTAAGATCAATTGCAGGGTTACAAAAAGAACATGAGGGATATATTTGTATTGGAGATGTTTGTGTATCTTCAAAAGAGATTTATAAAAAAGATAGAGAAGTTGGATATATTTTCCAAGACTATGCTTTATTTCCCCATTTAAATGTGGAAGAAAATATTGCTTTTGCTTTATTTAAACTTTCAAAAAGTGAAAAAACAAAAAGAGTAAATGAGCTATTAGAACAATTTAATTTAACTGAGCATAAAACTAAACAAATTCATCAATTATCAGGGGGACAACAACAAAGAGTTGCTATTGCAAGAGCTTTGGCTAATAACCCTAAGATTTTACTTTTAGATGAACCCTTTTCAAATCTTGATGCAATGTTAAGATATAAAACAAAGATTTGGTTAAAAGATATTATAAAACAGTTAAATCTAAGTGCTATTTTAGTAACTCATGATAAAAAAGAGGCCTTATCAATTTCAGATAAAATTGGAATAATAAATGATAAAAAACTTATTCAATTTGATAGTGCTAAAAATATCTTTGATAAGCCTGCAAATTTATATGTGGCAAACTTTTTATGTGAAATAAACAAGCTTCCTAATATATATTTAAAAACTTTAAATCTTGAAATACAAGAGAATAAAGTTTGTATTGTAAAAATTGATAAATGTAAACTTTCTAAAGAAAAAAATGATTTCTTAGTTGAGATTTTAGATATTTCTTTTTGTGGAGATTATTATGAATTAATTGTTCAATTAAAACAAAGTAAAGATACTTTACTAATAAAAATGAATAATATAGAAGATTTTAAAATCTCTGATTTTGTATATTTACATATAAATAAACAAGATTTAATGATTATTGATAAATAA
- a CDS encoding ArnT family glycosyltransferase, which translates to MIEIKNQHNTLVYTILVITSIILIFVSNTLSISYKEALNVFENNSMLSLLTNISISIFGQNDIALRLPFIVFYFFSVVLLYQNTRSFFKYQSDRVVSTFIFMFLPGVLSASLLVNSAIVVTFCTLFYIYYYQRTLKHNYLFLIVFLFVDNSFAIFYLALFFYSLNKKDNTMLYISLILFGLSMSIYGFDSSGKPRGFLVDTFAIYASIFSPFLFLYFFYSLYRLGVKNERSFIWYISVTALLFSIIFSFRQQIYIEDFAPYVVISIPLMVKLFFHSYRIRLKEFRKKHNFFAFLVLVTLCINIVVTIFNKPLYLILDNPKKHFVYKYHIVKELSQELKKRNINMVITNDEKLQLRLMFYKIYKGEKYYLSLKEENNYTFKIPISYFGIEVETAYVLKLK; encoded by the coding sequence ATGATAGAGATTAAAAACCAACATAATACTTTAGTTTATACTATATTAGTAATTACTTCTATTATATTAATATTTGTTTCAAATACATTAAGTATCTCTTATAAAGAGGCCTTAAATGTATTTGAAAATAACTCAATGCTATCTTTATTAACAAATATTTCTATTTCTATTTTTGGGCAAAATGATATAGCCCTTAGACTACCTTTTATTGTATTTTATTTTTTTAGTGTTGTTTTATTATATCAAAATACAAGAAGCTTTTTTAAATATCAAAGTGATAGAGTGGTCTCTACTTTTATATTTATGTTTTTACCAGGGGTGCTTAGTGCTTCACTTTTAGTAAATAGTGCAATTGTAGTTACTTTTTGTACACTGTTTTATATCTATTATTATCAAAGAACTTTAAAACACAATTATCTATTTTTAATTGTGTTTTTATTTGTTGATAACTCTTTTGCAATTTTTTATCTAGCGTTGTTTTTCTACTCTTTAAATAAAAAAGATAATACAATGCTATATATATCACTGATTCTTTTTGGTTTATCTATGAGTATATATGGATTTGATAGTTCTGGAAAACCAAGGGGATTTTTAGTAGATACTTTTGCAATATATGCTTCAATTTTTTCTCCTTTTTTATTTTTATACTTTTTTTATTCTTTATATAGATTGGGTGTAAAAAATGAAAGAAGTTTTATTTGGTATATTAGTGTAACAGCTTTATTATTTTCAATTATTTTTTCTTTTAGACAACAAATATATATTGAAGATTTTGCTCCTTATGTTGTTATTTCTATTCCTTTAATGGTAAAACTATTTTTTCATTCATATAGAATTAGATTAAAAGAGTTTAGAAAAAAGCATAATTTCTTTGCTTTTTTAGTATTAGTTACTTTATGTATTAATATTGTTGTTACAATTTTTAATAAACCTTTATATTTAATACTTGATAATCCAAAAAAACATTTTGTATATAAATACCATATAGTAAAAGAACTAAGTCAAGAGTTAAAAAAAAGAAATATAAATATGGTAATAACAAATGATGAAAAGCTACAATTAAGATTAATGTTTTATAAAATATATAAAGGGGAAAAATATTATCTTTCTTTAAAAGAAGAGAACAATTATACTTTTAAAATACCTATTTCATATTTTGGTATTGAAGTTGAAACAGCATATGTATTAAAATTAAAATGA